A genomic region of Pseudomonas sp. RSB 5.4 contains the following coding sequences:
- the sfnG gene encoding dimethylsulfone monooxygenase SfnG yields the protein MSEDTPMSKQAVKFAYWVPNVSGGLVVSKIEQRTDWGIDYNRKLAQLAEAAGFEYALTQIRFTAGYGAEFQHESVAFSHALLAATSKLKVIAAILPGPWQPALAAKQLATIDQLTNGRIAVNIVSGWFKGEFQAIGEHWLEHDERYRRSEEFIRSLRGIWSQDDFSFRGDFYRFDHYTLKPKPLGRPEIFQGGSSRAARDMAARVSDWYFTNGNSVEGIKAQVDDIRAKAAANNHSVKIGVNAFVIARDTEEEARAVLAQIIDQADPDAVNAFGDAAKQAGRASPEGEGNWAKSTFEDLVQYNDGFKTNLIGTPQQIADRIVALKAVGVDLVLAGFLHFQEEVEYFGKRVLPLVRELEAEKTAAVA from the coding sequence ATGTCCGAGGACACGCCAATGAGCAAGCAAGCCGTTAAATTCGCCTACTGGGTGCCGAACGTCAGTGGCGGTCTGGTGGTCAGCAAGATCGAGCAGCGCACCGACTGGGGCATCGACTACAACCGCAAACTGGCGCAACTCGCCGAGGCGGCCGGATTTGAATATGCCCTGACGCAGATCCGCTTCACCGCCGGGTACGGCGCCGAGTTCCAGCATGAATCAGTGGCGTTCAGTCATGCGCTGCTGGCCGCCACCAGCAAGCTCAAGGTGATCGCGGCGATTCTGCCGGGGCCGTGGCAACCGGCGCTGGCGGCCAAGCAGTTGGCGACCATCGATCAACTCACCAACGGCCGGATCGCGGTGAACATCGTCAGCGGCTGGTTCAAGGGCGAGTTCCAGGCCATCGGCGAACACTGGCTGGAACACGACGAGCGCTATCGGCGCTCGGAGGAATTCATCCGTTCGTTGCGCGGGATCTGGAGTCAGGACGACTTCAGCTTTCGCGGTGACTTCTACCGCTTCGACCATTACACCCTCAAACCGAAACCGCTCGGGCGTCCGGAAATCTTTCAGGGCGGCAGCTCCCGTGCCGCACGAGACATGGCGGCGCGAGTTTCGGATTGGTATTTCACCAACGGCAACAGCGTCGAGGGGATCAAGGCTCAGGTCGATGACATTCGGGCCAAAGCGGCGGCAAACAATCATTCGGTGAAAATCGGCGTCAACGCTTTCGTCATCGCCCGCGACACTGAAGAAGAGGCGCGCGCGGTACTGGCGCAGATCATCGATCAGGCCGATCCGGACGCGGTCAACGCTTTCGGTGACGCCGCGAAACAGGCGGGCAGGGCATCACCGGAGGGTGAGGGCAACTGGGCGAAATCGACGTTCGAGGATCTGGTGCAATACAACGATGGCTTCAAGACCAACCTGATCGGCACGCCACAGCAGATTGCCGATCGGATTGTGGCGTTGAAAGCGGTGGGGGTGGATCTGGTGCTGGCAGGGTTTCTGCACTTTCAGGAGGAGGTGGAGTATTTCGGCAAGCGTGTGCTGCCGCTGGTGCGGGAACTGGAGGCTGAAAAGACTGCCGCAGTAGCCTGA
- a CDS encoding nuclear transport factor 2 family protein, with the protein MSTAAQVRPPLPPFNRESAIEKVRLAEDGWNSRDPEKVSLAYTVDTKWRNRAEFANNREEAKAFLTRKWAKELDYRLIKELWAYSDTRIAVRYAYEWHDDSGNWFRSYGNENWEFDEHGLMFQRYACINDMPIKESERKFHWPLGRRPDDHPGLSDLGL; encoded by the coding sequence ATGTCGACTGCTGCCCAAGTGCGTCCGCCTTTACCGCCGTTCAACCGTGAATCGGCTATCGAAAAAGTACGTCTGGCCGAAGATGGCTGGAACTCCCGCGATCCCGAGAAGGTGTCGCTGGCCTATACCGTCGACACAAAATGGCGCAACCGCGCCGAGTTCGCCAACAACCGCGAAGAAGCCAAGGCCTTCCTGACCCGTAAATGGGCCAAGGAGCTGGACTACCGTCTGATCAAGGAACTCTGGGCCTACTCCGACACCCGCATTGCCGTGCGCTACGCCTATGAATGGCACGACGATTCGGGCAATTGGTTCCGCTCCTACGGCAATGAAAACTGGGAGTTCGATGAGCACGGGCTGATGTTCCAGCGTTACGCCTGCATCAACGACATGCCGATCAAGGAAAGCGAGCGCAAGTTCCACTGGCCGCTGGGTCGGCGTCCGGATGATCATCCGGGGCTGTCCGATCTAGGCCTCTAG
- a CDS encoding TetR family transcriptional regulator, whose translation MNEITDTSTRDIILDVTEKLIYKSGIAATGMDLLVKTAGVSRKSIYRYFANKEELTVAALQRRDVRWMHWYRSAVDQAETPADRLLNLFTVLKSWFASEGFRGCAFINTSGETGDPEDPVRQVAKDHKQKLLDYLCELCTEHGVEDPQRLARQLLILIDGAITVALVMGDHSAADNAQCMARKLLDL comes from the coding sequence ATGAACGAAATCACTGACACCTCGACCCGCGACATCATTCTGGATGTCACCGAAAAGTTGATCTACAAAAGTGGCATCGCCGCCACCGGCATGGATCTTCTGGTGAAAACCGCCGGCGTCTCCAGAAAAAGCATCTACCGCTACTTCGCCAACAAGGAGGAGTTGACCGTCGCGGCCCTGCAACGCCGCGATGTGCGCTGGATGCACTGGTACCGCAGCGCCGTGGATCAGGCCGAGACCCCGGCCGACCGCCTGCTCAACCTGTTTACCGTGCTCAAAAGCTGGTTCGCCTCGGAAGGCTTTCGCGGCTGCGCCTTCATCAATACCAGTGGCGAAACCGGCGATCCCGAAGACCCGGTGCGCCAGGTCGCCAAAGACCACAAACAGAAGCTGCTCGACTACCTGTGCGAGCTGTGTACCGAACATGGCGTCGAAGATCCGCAACGTCTGGCCAGACAATTGCTGATCCTGATTGACGGCGCCATTACCGTAGCGCTGGTGATGGGTGATCACAGTGCCGCTGATAATGCGCAATGCATGGCGCGTAAGTTATTGGACCTGTAA
- the pssA gene encoding CDP-diacylglycerol--serine O-phosphatidyltransferase: MPLLFKRSLLPKLRSFPLTAEAVTILSGAAEFRRCLLEKIAEATQRIYIVALYLQHDEAGQEILDALHAAKLKRPELEIVVVVDWLRAQRGLIGAGKQPGNSAWYQEMTRTHQSEVPVHGVPVQTRELFGVLHLKGFVIDDCVVYSGASLNNVYLHKFDKYRFDRYHVIENRELADSMQHLVKHGLIESKAVHRLDLPNLPTTRSLRNDIGDLRSRLKYAAYDTSAGSTAHTGLSVSPLLGVGKNNPLNRVIVELIASAQQQLTICTPYFNLPLPIIREVNRALARGVKIDIVVGDKTANDFYIPPSEPFKVIAALPYLYEISLRRFAKRHQRNIDSGQLNLHLWRDGDNSYHLKGMWVDQRYTLLTGNNLNPRAFRLDLENALLIDDPQGEWLAPRAKEQEEIFRNTTRIASFQSLETLPEYPAGVAKFLKRVSRVRIERLLYRIL; encoded by the coding sequence ATGCCGTTGCTTTTCAAACGCTCTTTGCTGCCCAAACTGCGCAGCTTTCCGCTGACTGCCGAGGCCGTGACCATTTTGTCCGGCGCCGCCGAGTTCCGTCGTTGCCTGCTGGAGAAAATCGCCGAGGCGACTCAACGCATCTACATCGTTGCGCTGTATCTGCAGCACGACGAGGCCGGTCAGGAAATTCTCGATGCCTTGCACGCCGCCAAGCTCAAGCGTCCGGAGCTGGAAATCGTCGTGGTCGTCGACTGGCTGCGCGCCCAGCGCGGCTTGATCGGTGCCGGCAAACAGCCGGGCAACTCGGCGTGGTACCAGGAAATGACCCGCACACACCAGAGCGAAGTGCCGGTCCACGGCGTTCCGGTGCAGACCCGCGAGTTGTTTGGCGTGCTGCATCTGAAAGGCTTCGTGATCGACGATTGCGTGGTTTACAGCGGTGCGAGCCTGAACAATGTCTATCTGCACAAGTTCGACAAGTACCGGTTCGACCGCTATCACGTCATCGAAAACCGCGAACTGGCCGACTCGATGCAGCATCTGGTCAAGCACGGTCTGATCGAATCCAAGGCCGTGCATCGCCTCGATCTGCCGAACCTGCCGACCACCCGCAGCCTGCGCAACGACATCGGCGATCTGCGCAGCCGTCTCAAATATGCGGCGTACGACACCAGTGCCGGCAGCACGGCGCATACCGGCCTGTCGGTGAGTCCGCTGCTGGGCGTGGGCAAGAACAACCCGTTGAACCGGGTGATTGTCGAACTGATCGCCAGCGCGCAACAGCAACTGACCATTTGCACCCCGTACTTCAATCTGCCGCTGCCGATCATCCGCGAGGTCAACCGCGCACTGGCCCGTGGGGTGAAGATCGACATCGTGGTTGGCGACAAGACGGCCAACGACTTCTACATTCCGCCCAGCGAGCCGTTCAAGGTGATCGCGGCGCTGCCGTATCTGTACGAAATCAGCCTGCGCCGCTTTGCCAAGCGGCATCAGCGCAACATCGACAGCGGCCAGTTGAACCTGCATCTGTGGCGTGACGGCGACAACAGCTATCACCTCAAGGGCATGTGGGTTGACCAGCGTTATACGCTGCTGACCGGCAACAACCTCAATCCACGAGCGTTCCGCCTGGATTTGGAAAACGCGCTGCTGATCGATGATCCGCAAGGCGAGTGGCTGGCGCCACGGGCGAAGGAGCAGGAAGAGATTTTCCGCAATACCACGCGGATTGCCAGCTTCCAGAGCCTTGAGACACTGCCGGAGTACCCGGCGGGGGTGGCGAAGTTTCTCAAGCGGGTGAGTCGGGTGCGGATTGAGCGGTTGCTCTACCGGATTTTGTAA